The following are from one region of the Arachis duranensis cultivar V14167 chromosome 10, aradu.V14167.gnm2.J7QH, whole genome shotgun sequence genome:
- the LOC107471046 gene encoding uncharacterized protein LOC107471046: MDATPFHRSILEVRLPKHFDKPMGMRYDETQDPQEHLTAFEARMNLEGVGDEVRCRAFPVTLAGPMIRWFNSLPQGSVAGFSDISRAFLAQFTTRIAKAKHPINLLGVTQKADETTRKYLDRFNDECLEIEGLTVSVVSLCLTNGLLNEDFRKHLTTKPVWTMQEIQTVAREYVNDEEVSRVVAANKRQPSYTHPRQHVYQQIAEKGILSKHRPLKNRTGGNKSLYCDYHKGYRHKTQDYFDLKDALEQAIRDGKLADFSHLIREPRRRGLNQDGEDKSRTAKRRQEPRDEDHGSP; encoded by the exons ATGGACGCCACCCCATTCCATCGTTCTATCCTCGAGGTCCGGTTGCCAAAGCACTTTGACAAACCAATGGGCATGAGGTATGACGAGACACAAGACCCACAGGAGCACCTCACGGCCTTTGAGGCCCGAATGAACCTCGAGGGAGTAGGAGACGAAGTAAGGTGTCGCGCTTTTCCAGTTACCCTGGCAGGCCCTATGATACGGTGGTTCAATAGCCTCCCACAGGGGTCCGTGGCAGGTTTTTCGGATATCAGCCGCGCCTTCTTAGCCCAATTCACCACCAGAATCGCCAAGGCCAAACACCCGATTAATCTGCTCGGCGTCACTCAGAAAGCCGACGAGACGACCAGAAAGTACCTAGATCGCTTCAATGATGAATGCTTGGAAATCGAGGGGTTAACAGTTTCGGTGGTGAGTCTCTGCCTGACGAACGGACTTCTCAACGAGGACTTCAGAAAACATCTCACCACAAAGCCAGTTTGGACGATGCAAGAGATCCAAACGGTAGCCCGCGAATATGTTAATGATGAGGAAGTCAGCCGAGTAGTGGCTGCCAACAAGCGGCAACCCTCCTATACTCACCCCAGGCAACATG TCTACCAGCAGATAGCTGAGAAGGGAATCTTGTCGAAGCACCGTCCATTGAAAAACCGGACTGGCGGTAACAAGAGCCTTTACTGCGATTACCATAAGGGCTACAGACACAAAACGCAGGACTATTTCGACCTAAAAGATGCGCTCGAACAAGCGATTAGGGATGGGAAACTAGCTGATTTCTCTCACCTCATCAGAGAACCGAGGAGACGGGGTCTCAACCAAGATGGGGAAGACAAGTCCCGAACGGCGAAGCGACGACAAGAGCCAAGGGACGAGGACCACGGCTCACCGTAG